From the genome of Symphalangus syndactylus isolate Jambi chromosome 5, NHGRI_mSymSyn1-v2.1_pri, whole genome shotgun sequence, one region includes:
- the IVD gene encoding isovaleryl-CoA dehydrogenase, mitochondrial isoform X10 translates to MATATRLLGWRVVSWRLRPPLAGFVSQRAHSLLPVDDAINGLSEEQRQLRQTMAKFLQEHLAPKAQEIDRSNEFKNLREFWKQLGDLGVLGITAPVQYGGSGLGYLEHVLVMEEISRASGAVGLSYGAHSNLCINQLVRNGNEAQKEKYLPKLISGEYIGALAMSEPNAGSDVVSMKLKAEKKGNHYILNGNKFWITNGPDADVLIVYAKTDLAAVPASRGITAFIVEKGMPGFSTSKKLDKLGMRGSNTCELIFEDCKVPAANILGRENKGVYVLMTGLDLERLVLAGGPLGLMQAVLDHTIPYLHVREAFGQKIGHFQLMQGKMADMYTRLMACRQYVYNVAKACDEGHCTAKDCAGVILYSAECATQVALDGIQCFAV, encoded by the exons ATGGCGACTGCGACTCGGCTGCTGGGGTGGCGTGTGGTGAGCTGGAGGCTGCGGCCGCCGCTTGCCGGCTTCGTTTCCCAGCGGGCCCACTCGCTTTTGCCCGTGGACGATGCAATCAACGGGCTAAGCGAGGAGCAGAGGCAG CTTCGTCAGACCATGGCTAAGTTCCTTCAGGAGCACCTGGCCCCCAAGGCCCAGGAGATTGATCGCAGCAACGAGTTCAAGAACCTGCGA GAATTTTGGAAGCAGCTGGGGGACCTGGGCGTATTGGGCATCACAGCCCCTG TTCAGTATGGCGGCTCCGGCCTGGGCTACCTGGAGCATGTGCTGGTGATGGAGGAGATATCCCGAGCTTCTGGAGCAGTGGGGCTCAGTTACGGTGCCCACTCCAACCTCTGCATCAACCAGCTTGTACGCAATGGGAATGAGGCCCAGAAAGAGAAGTATCTCCCGAAG CTGATCAGTGGTGAGTACATCGGAGCCCTGGCCATGAGTGAGCCCAATGCAGGCTCTGACGTTGTCTCTATGAAGCTCAAAGCGGAAAAGAAAG GAAATCACTACATCCTGAATGGCAACAAGTTCTGGATCACTAATGGCCCTGATGCTGACGTCCTGATTGTCTATGCCAAGACAGATCTGGCTGCTGTGCCAGCTTCTCGGGGCATCACAGCCTTCATTGTGGAGAAG GGTATGCCTGGCTTTAGCACCTCTAAGAAGCTGGACAAGCTAGGGATGAGGGGCTCTAACACCTGTGAGCTAATCTTTGAAGACTGCAAGGTTCCTG CTGCCAACATCCTGGGCCGTGAGAATAAGGGTGTCTATGTGCTGATGACTGGGCTGGACCTGGAGCGGCTGGTGCTGGCTGGGGGGCCTCTCGG GCTCATGCAAGCGGTCCTGGACCACACCATTCCCTACCTGCACGTGAGGGAAGCCTTTGGCCAGAAGATCGGCCACTTCCAG TTGATGCAGGGGAAGATGGCTGACATGTACACCCGCCTCATGGCGTGTCGGCAGTATGTCTACAATGTCGCCAAGGCCTGCGATGAGGGCCACTGCACTGCTAAG GACTGTGCAGGTGTGATTCTTTACTCAGCTGAGTGTGCCACACAGGTAGCCCTGGATGGCATTCAATGTTTTG ctgtttag
- the IVD gene encoding isovaleryl-CoA dehydrogenase, mitochondrial isoform X2 produces the protein MATATRLLGWRVVSWRLRPPLAGFVSQRAHSLLPVDDAINGLSEEQRQLRQTMAKFLQEHLAPKAQEIDRSNEFKNLREFWKQLGDLGVLGITAPVQYGGSGLGYLEHVLVMEEISRASGAVGLSYGAHSNLCINQLVRNGNEAQKEKYLPKLISGEYIGALAMSEPNAGSDVVSMKLKAEKKGNHYILNGNKFWITNGPDADVLIVYAKTDLAAVPASRGITAFIVEKGMPGFSTSKKLDKLGMRGSNTCELIFEDCKVPAANILGRENKGVYVLMTGLDLERLVLAGGPLGLMQAVLDHTIPYLHVREAFGQKIGHFQLMQGKMADMYTRLMACRQYVYNVAKACDEGHCTAKDCAGVILYSAECATQVALDGIQCFVTRRKWKANEKTARCQELLLPLATPPSHPPCLIDSRKWEREMSQR, from the exons ATGGCGACTGCGACTCGGCTGCTGGGGTGGCGTGTGGTGAGCTGGAGGCTGCGGCCGCCGCTTGCCGGCTTCGTTTCCCAGCGGGCCCACTCGCTTTTGCCCGTGGACGATGCAATCAACGGGCTAAGCGAGGAGCAGAGGCAG CTTCGTCAGACCATGGCTAAGTTCCTTCAGGAGCACCTGGCCCCCAAGGCCCAGGAGATTGATCGCAGCAACGAGTTCAAGAACCTGCGA GAATTTTGGAAGCAGCTGGGGGACCTGGGCGTATTGGGCATCACAGCCCCTG TTCAGTATGGCGGCTCCGGCCTGGGCTACCTGGAGCATGTGCTGGTGATGGAGGAGATATCCCGAGCTTCTGGAGCAGTGGGGCTCAGTTACGGTGCCCACTCCAACCTCTGCATCAACCAGCTTGTACGCAATGGGAATGAGGCCCAGAAAGAGAAGTATCTCCCGAAG CTGATCAGTGGTGAGTACATCGGAGCCCTGGCCATGAGTGAGCCCAATGCAGGCTCTGACGTTGTCTCTATGAAGCTCAAAGCGGAAAAGAAAG GAAATCACTACATCCTGAATGGCAACAAGTTCTGGATCACTAATGGCCCTGATGCTGACGTCCTGATTGTCTATGCCAAGACAGATCTGGCTGCTGTGCCAGCTTCTCGGGGCATCACAGCCTTCATTGTGGAGAAG GGTATGCCTGGCTTTAGCACCTCTAAGAAGCTGGACAAGCTAGGGATGAGGGGCTCTAACACCTGTGAGCTAATCTTTGAAGACTGCAAGGTTCCTG CTGCCAACATCCTGGGCCGTGAGAATAAGGGTGTCTATGTGCTGATGACTGGGCTGGACCTGGAGCGGCTGGTGCTGGCTGGGGGGCCTCTCGG GCTCATGCAAGCGGTCCTGGACCACACCATTCCCTACCTGCACGTGAGGGAAGCCTTTGGCCAGAAGATCGGCCACTTCCAG TTGATGCAGGGGAAGATGGCTGACATGTACACCCGCCTCATGGCGTGTCGGCAGTATGTCTACAATGTCGCCAAGGCCTGCGATGAGGGCCACTGCACTGCTAAG GACTGTGCAGGTGTGATTCTTTACTCAGCTGAGTGTGCCACACAGGTAGCCCTGGATGGCATTCAATGTTTTG TTACAAGGaggaaatggaaagcaaatgagaaaactgcTAGATGCCAGGAGTTGCTGCTGCCTTTGGCAACACCCCCCTCTCATCCTCCCTGCCTCATAGACTCTAGGAAATGGGAAAGGGAGATGTCTCAGAGGTAG
- the IVD gene encoding isovaleryl-CoA dehydrogenase, mitochondrial isoform X6 has protein sequence MATATRLLGWRVVSWRLRPPLAGFVSQRAHSLLPVDDAINGLSEEQRQLRQTMAKFLQEHLAPKAQEIDRSNEFKNLREFWKQLGDLGVLGITAPVQYGGSGLGYLEHVLVMEEISRASGAVGLSYGAHSNLCINQLVRNGNEAQKEKYLPKLISGEYIGALAMSEPNAGSDVVSMKLKAEKKGNHYILNGNKFWITNGPDADVLIVYAKTDLAAVPASRGITAFIVEKGMPGFSTSKKLDKLGMRGSNTCELIFEDCKVPAANILGRENKGVYVLMTGLDLERLVLAGGPLGLMQAVLDHTIPYLHVREAFGQKIGHFQLMQGKMADMYTRLMACRQYVYNVAKACDEGHCTAKDCAGVILYSAECATQVALDGIQCFGTLPIIEYTLTEGSNEEGNC, from the exons ATGGCGACTGCGACTCGGCTGCTGGGGTGGCGTGTGGTGAGCTGGAGGCTGCGGCCGCCGCTTGCCGGCTTCGTTTCCCAGCGGGCCCACTCGCTTTTGCCCGTGGACGATGCAATCAACGGGCTAAGCGAGGAGCAGAGGCAG CTTCGTCAGACCATGGCTAAGTTCCTTCAGGAGCACCTGGCCCCCAAGGCCCAGGAGATTGATCGCAGCAACGAGTTCAAGAACCTGCGA GAATTTTGGAAGCAGCTGGGGGACCTGGGCGTATTGGGCATCACAGCCCCTG TTCAGTATGGCGGCTCCGGCCTGGGCTACCTGGAGCATGTGCTGGTGATGGAGGAGATATCCCGAGCTTCTGGAGCAGTGGGGCTCAGTTACGGTGCCCACTCCAACCTCTGCATCAACCAGCTTGTACGCAATGGGAATGAGGCCCAGAAAGAGAAGTATCTCCCGAAG CTGATCAGTGGTGAGTACATCGGAGCCCTGGCCATGAGTGAGCCCAATGCAGGCTCTGACGTTGTCTCTATGAAGCTCAAAGCGGAAAAGAAAG GAAATCACTACATCCTGAATGGCAACAAGTTCTGGATCACTAATGGCCCTGATGCTGACGTCCTGATTGTCTATGCCAAGACAGATCTGGCTGCTGTGCCAGCTTCTCGGGGCATCACAGCCTTCATTGTGGAGAAG GGTATGCCTGGCTTTAGCACCTCTAAGAAGCTGGACAAGCTAGGGATGAGGGGCTCTAACACCTGTGAGCTAATCTTTGAAGACTGCAAGGTTCCTG CTGCCAACATCCTGGGCCGTGAGAATAAGGGTGTCTATGTGCTGATGACTGGGCTGGACCTGGAGCGGCTGGTGCTGGCTGGGGGGCCTCTCGG GCTCATGCAAGCGGTCCTGGACCACACCATTCCCTACCTGCACGTGAGGGAAGCCTTTGGCCAGAAGATCGGCCACTTCCAG TTGATGCAGGGGAAGATGGCTGACATGTACACCCGCCTCATGGCGTGTCGGCAGTATGTCTACAATGTCGCCAAGGCCTGCGATGAGGGCCACTGCACTGCTAAG GACTGTGCAGGTGTGATTCTTTACTCAGCTGAGTGTGCCACACAGGTAGCCCTGGATGGCATTCAATGTTTTG GAACATTACCTATCATAGAATACACCCTGACAGAGGGAAGCAACGAAGAAGGCAATTGCTGA
- the IVD gene encoding isovaleryl-CoA dehydrogenase, mitochondrial isoform X9, with product MATATRLLGWRVVSWRLRPPLAGFVSQRAHSLLPVDDAINGLSEEQRQEFWKQLGDLGVLGITAPVQYGGSGLGYLEHVLVMEEISRASGAVGLSYGAHSNLCINQLVRNGNEAQKEKYLPKLISGEYIGALAMSEPNAGSDVVSMKLKAEKKGNHYILNGNKFWITNGPDADVLIVYAKTDLAAVPASRGITAFIVEKGMPGFSTSKKLDKLGMRGSNTCELIFEDCKVPAANILGRENKGVYVLMTGLDLERLVLAGGPLGLMQAVLDHTIPYLHVREAFGQKIGHFQLMQGKMADMYTRLMACRQYVYNVAKACDEGHCTAKDCAGVILYSAECATQVALDGIQCFGGNGYINDFPMGRFLRDAKLYEIGAGTSEVRRLVIGRAFNADFH from the exons ATGGCGACTGCGACTCGGCTGCTGGGGTGGCGTGTGGTGAGCTGGAGGCTGCGGCCGCCGCTTGCCGGCTTCGTTTCCCAGCGGGCCCACTCGCTTTTGCCCGTGGACGATGCAATCAACGGGCTAAGCGAGGAGCAGAGGCAG GAATTTTGGAAGCAGCTGGGGGACCTGGGCGTATTGGGCATCACAGCCCCTG TTCAGTATGGCGGCTCCGGCCTGGGCTACCTGGAGCATGTGCTGGTGATGGAGGAGATATCCCGAGCTTCTGGAGCAGTGGGGCTCAGTTACGGTGCCCACTCCAACCTCTGCATCAACCAGCTTGTACGCAATGGGAATGAGGCCCAGAAAGAGAAGTATCTCCCGAAG CTGATCAGTGGTGAGTACATCGGAGCCCTGGCCATGAGTGAGCCCAATGCAGGCTCTGACGTTGTCTCTATGAAGCTCAAAGCGGAAAAGAAAG GAAATCACTACATCCTGAATGGCAACAAGTTCTGGATCACTAATGGCCCTGATGCTGACGTCCTGATTGTCTATGCCAAGACAGATCTGGCTGCTGTGCCAGCTTCTCGGGGCATCACAGCCTTCATTGTGGAGAAG GGTATGCCTGGCTTTAGCACCTCTAAGAAGCTGGACAAGCTAGGGATGAGGGGCTCTAACACCTGTGAGCTAATCTTTGAAGACTGCAAGGTTCCTG CTGCCAACATCCTGGGCCGTGAGAATAAGGGTGTCTATGTGCTGATGACTGGGCTGGACCTGGAGCGGCTGGTGCTGGCTGGGGGGCCTCTCGG GCTCATGCAAGCGGTCCTGGACCACACCATTCCCTACCTGCACGTGAGGGAAGCCTTTGGCCAGAAGATCGGCCACTTCCAG TTGATGCAGGGGAAGATGGCTGACATGTACACCCGCCTCATGGCGTGTCGGCAGTATGTCTACAATGTCGCCAAGGCCTGCGATGAGGGCCACTGCACTGCTAAG GACTGTGCAGGTGTGATTCTTTACTCAGCTGAGTGTGCCACACAGGTAGCCCTGGATGGCATTCAATGTTTTG GTGGCAATGGCTACATCAATGACTTTCCCATGGGCCGCTTTCTTCGAGATGCCAAGCTGTATGAGATAGGGGCTGGGACCAGCGAGGTGAGGCGGCTGGTCATCGGCAGAGCCTTCAATGCAGACTTTCACTAG
- the IVD gene encoding isovaleryl-CoA dehydrogenase, mitochondrial isoform X1, with amino-acid sequence MATATRLLGWRVVSWRLRPPLAGFVSQRAHSLLPVDDAINGLSEEQRQLRQTMAKFLQEHLAPKAQEIDRSNEFKNLRVSWEARAVGGSQGVGLSCTATWKSSHSFLEFWKQLGDLGVLGITAPVQYGGSGLGYLEHVLVMEEISRASGAVGLSYGAHSNLCINQLVRNGNEAQKEKYLPKLISGEYIGALAMSEPNAGSDVVSMKLKAEKKGNHYILNGNKFWITNGPDADVLIVYAKTDLAAVPASRGITAFIVEKGMPGFSTSKKLDKLGMRGSNTCELIFEDCKVPAANILGRENKGVYVLMTGLDLERLVLAGGPLGLMQAVLDHTIPYLHVREAFGQKIGHFQLMQGKMADMYTRLMACRQYVYNVAKACDEGHCTAKDCAGVILYSAECATQVALDGIQCFGGNGYINDFPMGRFLRDAKLYEIGAGTSEVRRLVIGRAFNADFH; translated from the exons ATGGCGACTGCGACTCGGCTGCTGGGGTGGCGTGTGGTGAGCTGGAGGCTGCGGCCGCCGCTTGCCGGCTTCGTTTCCCAGCGGGCCCACTCGCTTTTGCCCGTGGACGATGCAATCAACGGGCTAAGCGAGGAGCAGAGGCAG CTTCGTCAGACCATGGCTAAGTTCCTTCAGGAGCACCTGGCCCCCAAGGCCCAGGAGATTGATCGCAGCAACGAGTTCAAGAACCTGCGAGTGAGTTGGGAGGCCCGGGCAGTGGGGGGCAGTCAGGGAGTGGGGCTGAGCTGCACTGCTACCTGGAAGAGCTCACACAGTTTTCTG GAATTTTGGAAGCAGCTGGGGGACCTGGGCGTATTGGGCATCACAGCCCCTG TTCAGTATGGCGGCTCCGGCCTGGGCTACCTGGAGCATGTGCTGGTGATGGAGGAGATATCCCGAGCTTCTGGAGCAGTGGGGCTCAGTTACGGTGCCCACTCCAACCTCTGCATCAACCAGCTTGTACGCAATGGGAATGAGGCCCAGAAAGAGAAGTATCTCCCGAAG CTGATCAGTGGTGAGTACATCGGAGCCCTGGCCATGAGTGAGCCCAATGCAGGCTCTGACGTTGTCTCTATGAAGCTCAAAGCGGAAAAGAAAG GAAATCACTACATCCTGAATGGCAACAAGTTCTGGATCACTAATGGCCCTGATGCTGACGTCCTGATTGTCTATGCCAAGACAGATCTGGCTGCTGTGCCAGCTTCTCGGGGCATCACAGCCTTCATTGTGGAGAAG GGTATGCCTGGCTTTAGCACCTCTAAGAAGCTGGACAAGCTAGGGATGAGGGGCTCTAACACCTGTGAGCTAATCTTTGAAGACTGCAAGGTTCCTG CTGCCAACATCCTGGGCCGTGAGAATAAGGGTGTCTATGTGCTGATGACTGGGCTGGACCTGGAGCGGCTGGTGCTGGCTGGGGGGCCTCTCGG GCTCATGCAAGCGGTCCTGGACCACACCATTCCCTACCTGCACGTGAGGGAAGCCTTTGGCCAGAAGATCGGCCACTTCCAG TTGATGCAGGGGAAGATGGCTGACATGTACACCCGCCTCATGGCGTGTCGGCAGTATGTCTACAATGTCGCCAAGGCCTGCGATGAGGGCCACTGCACTGCTAAG GACTGTGCAGGTGTGATTCTTTACTCAGCTGAGTGTGCCACACAGGTAGCCCTGGATGGCATTCAATGTTTTG GTGGCAATGGCTACATCAATGACTTTCCCATGGGCCGCTTTCTTCGAGATGCCAAGCTGTATGAGATAGGGGCTGGGACCAGCGAGGTGAGGCGGCTGGTCATCGGCAGAGCCTTCAATGCAGACTTTCACTAG
- the IVD gene encoding isovaleryl-CoA dehydrogenase, mitochondrial isoform X3, translated as MATATRLLGWRVVSWRLRPPLAGFVSQRAHSLLPVDDAINGLSEEQRQLRQTMAKFLQEHLAPKAQEIDRSNEFKNLREFWKQLGDLGVLGITAPVQYGGSGLGYLEHVLVMEEISRASGAVGLSYGAHSNLCINQLVRNGNEAQKEKYLPKLISGEYIGALAMSEPNAGSDVVSMKLKAEKKGNHYILNGNKFWITNGPDADVLIVYAKTDLAAVPASRGITAFIVEKGMPGFSTSKKLDKLGMRGSNTCELIFEDCKVPAANILGRENKGVYVLMTGLDLERLVLAGGPLGLMQAVLDHTIPYLHVREAFGQKIGHFQLMQGKMADMYTRLMACRQYVYNVAKACDEGHCTAKDCAGVILYSAECATQVALDGIQCFGGNGYINDFPMGRFLRDAKLYEIGAGTSEVRRLVIGRAFNADFH; from the exons ATGGCGACTGCGACTCGGCTGCTGGGGTGGCGTGTGGTGAGCTGGAGGCTGCGGCCGCCGCTTGCCGGCTTCGTTTCCCAGCGGGCCCACTCGCTTTTGCCCGTGGACGATGCAATCAACGGGCTAAGCGAGGAGCAGAGGCAG CTTCGTCAGACCATGGCTAAGTTCCTTCAGGAGCACCTGGCCCCCAAGGCCCAGGAGATTGATCGCAGCAACGAGTTCAAGAACCTGCGA GAATTTTGGAAGCAGCTGGGGGACCTGGGCGTATTGGGCATCACAGCCCCTG TTCAGTATGGCGGCTCCGGCCTGGGCTACCTGGAGCATGTGCTGGTGATGGAGGAGATATCCCGAGCTTCTGGAGCAGTGGGGCTCAGTTACGGTGCCCACTCCAACCTCTGCATCAACCAGCTTGTACGCAATGGGAATGAGGCCCAGAAAGAGAAGTATCTCCCGAAG CTGATCAGTGGTGAGTACATCGGAGCCCTGGCCATGAGTGAGCCCAATGCAGGCTCTGACGTTGTCTCTATGAAGCTCAAAGCGGAAAAGAAAG GAAATCACTACATCCTGAATGGCAACAAGTTCTGGATCACTAATGGCCCTGATGCTGACGTCCTGATTGTCTATGCCAAGACAGATCTGGCTGCTGTGCCAGCTTCTCGGGGCATCACAGCCTTCATTGTGGAGAAG GGTATGCCTGGCTTTAGCACCTCTAAGAAGCTGGACAAGCTAGGGATGAGGGGCTCTAACACCTGTGAGCTAATCTTTGAAGACTGCAAGGTTCCTG CTGCCAACATCCTGGGCCGTGAGAATAAGGGTGTCTATGTGCTGATGACTGGGCTGGACCTGGAGCGGCTGGTGCTGGCTGGGGGGCCTCTCGG GCTCATGCAAGCGGTCCTGGACCACACCATTCCCTACCTGCACGTGAGGGAAGCCTTTGGCCAGAAGATCGGCCACTTCCAG TTGATGCAGGGGAAGATGGCTGACATGTACACCCGCCTCATGGCGTGTCGGCAGTATGTCTACAATGTCGCCAAGGCCTGCGATGAGGGCCACTGCACTGCTAAG GACTGTGCAGGTGTGATTCTTTACTCAGCTGAGTGTGCCACACAGGTAGCCCTGGATGGCATTCAATGTTTTG GTGGCAATGGCTACATCAATGACTTTCCCATGGGCCGCTTTCTTCGAGATGCCAAGCTGTATGAGATAGGGGCTGGGACCAGCGAGGTGAGGCGGCTGGTCATCGGCAGAGCCTTCAATGCAGACTTTCACTAG
- the IVD gene encoding isovaleryl-CoA dehydrogenase, mitochondrial isoform X4: MATATRLLGWRVVSWRLRPPLAGFVSQRAHSLLPVDDAINGLSEEQRQLRQTMAKFLQEHLAPKAQEIDRSNEFKNLREFWKQLGDLGVLGITAPVQYGGSGLGYLEHVLVMEEISRASGAVGLSYGAHSNLCINQLVRNGNEAQKEKYLPKLISGEYIGALAMSEPNAGSDVVSMKLKAEKKGNHYILNGNKFWITNGPDADVLIVYAKTDLAAVPASRGITAFIVEKGMPGFSTSKKLDKLGMRGSNTCELIFEDCKVPAANILGRENKGVYVLMTGLDLERLVLAGGPLGLMQAVLDHTIPYLHVREAFGQKIGHFQLMQGKMADMYTRLMACRQYVYNVAKACDEGHCTAKDCAGVILYSAECATQVALDGIQCFDSFRPTPTWEAGRDPRSDVPGAGEHCEGTETQHPPA; the protein is encoded by the exons ATGGCGACTGCGACTCGGCTGCTGGGGTGGCGTGTGGTGAGCTGGAGGCTGCGGCCGCCGCTTGCCGGCTTCGTTTCCCAGCGGGCCCACTCGCTTTTGCCCGTGGACGATGCAATCAACGGGCTAAGCGAGGAGCAGAGGCAG CTTCGTCAGACCATGGCTAAGTTCCTTCAGGAGCACCTGGCCCCCAAGGCCCAGGAGATTGATCGCAGCAACGAGTTCAAGAACCTGCGA GAATTTTGGAAGCAGCTGGGGGACCTGGGCGTATTGGGCATCACAGCCCCTG TTCAGTATGGCGGCTCCGGCCTGGGCTACCTGGAGCATGTGCTGGTGATGGAGGAGATATCCCGAGCTTCTGGAGCAGTGGGGCTCAGTTACGGTGCCCACTCCAACCTCTGCATCAACCAGCTTGTACGCAATGGGAATGAGGCCCAGAAAGAGAAGTATCTCCCGAAG CTGATCAGTGGTGAGTACATCGGAGCCCTGGCCATGAGTGAGCCCAATGCAGGCTCTGACGTTGTCTCTATGAAGCTCAAAGCGGAAAAGAAAG GAAATCACTACATCCTGAATGGCAACAAGTTCTGGATCACTAATGGCCCTGATGCTGACGTCCTGATTGTCTATGCCAAGACAGATCTGGCTGCTGTGCCAGCTTCTCGGGGCATCACAGCCTTCATTGTGGAGAAG GGTATGCCTGGCTTTAGCACCTCTAAGAAGCTGGACAAGCTAGGGATGAGGGGCTCTAACACCTGTGAGCTAATCTTTGAAGACTGCAAGGTTCCTG CTGCCAACATCCTGGGCCGTGAGAATAAGGGTGTCTATGTGCTGATGACTGGGCTGGACCTGGAGCGGCTGGTGCTGGCTGGGGGGCCTCTCGG GCTCATGCAAGCGGTCCTGGACCACACCATTCCCTACCTGCACGTGAGGGAAGCCTTTGGCCAGAAGATCGGCCACTTCCAG TTGATGCAGGGGAAGATGGCTGACATGTACACCCGCCTCATGGCGTGTCGGCAGTATGTCTACAATGTCGCCAAGGCCTGCGATGAGGGCCACTGCACTGCTAAG GACTGTGCAGGTGTGATTCTTTACTCAGCTGAGTGTGCCACACAGGTAGCCCTGGATGGCATTCAATGTTTTG ACTCTTTCCGCCCAACAcccacctgggaggcagggcgAGACCCAAGGTCAGACGTCCCTGGAGCAGGTGAGCACTGCGAGGGAACTGAGACGCAACATCCTCCTGCCTGA
- the IVD gene encoding isovaleryl-CoA dehydrogenase, mitochondrial isoform X8, with product MATATRLLGWRVVSWRLRPPLAGFVSQRAHSLLPVDDAINGLSEEQRQLRQTMAKFLQEHLAPKAQEIDRSNEFKNLREFWKQLGDLGVLGITAPVQYGGSGLGYLEHVLVMEEISRASGAVGLSYGAHSNLCINQLVRNGNEAQKEKYLPKLISGEYIGALAMSEPNAGSDVVSMKLKAEKKGNHYILNGNKFWITNGPDADVLIVYAKTDLAAVPASRGITAFIVEKGMPGFSTSKKLDKLGMRGSNTCELIFEDCKVPAANILGRENKGVYVLMTGLDLERLVLAGGPLGLMQAVLDHTIPYLHVREAFGQKIGHFQLMQGKMADMYTRLMACRQYVYNVAKACDEGHCTAKDCAGVILYSAECATQVALDGIQCFAWVHGSWSVLSKHLLLGQ from the exons ATGGCGACTGCGACTCGGCTGCTGGGGTGGCGTGTGGTGAGCTGGAGGCTGCGGCCGCCGCTTGCCGGCTTCGTTTCCCAGCGGGCCCACTCGCTTTTGCCCGTGGACGATGCAATCAACGGGCTAAGCGAGGAGCAGAGGCAG CTTCGTCAGACCATGGCTAAGTTCCTTCAGGAGCACCTGGCCCCCAAGGCCCAGGAGATTGATCGCAGCAACGAGTTCAAGAACCTGCGA GAATTTTGGAAGCAGCTGGGGGACCTGGGCGTATTGGGCATCACAGCCCCTG TTCAGTATGGCGGCTCCGGCCTGGGCTACCTGGAGCATGTGCTGGTGATGGAGGAGATATCCCGAGCTTCTGGAGCAGTGGGGCTCAGTTACGGTGCCCACTCCAACCTCTGCATCAACCAGCTTGTACGCAATGGGAATGAGGCCCAGAAAGAGAAGTATCTCCCGAAG CTGATCAGTGGTGAGTACATCGGAGCCCTGGCCATGAGTGAGCCCAATGCAGGCTCTGACGTTGTCTCTATGAAGCTCAAAGCGGAAAAGAAAG GAAATCACTACATCCTGAATGGCAACAAGTTCTGGATCACTAATGGCCCTGATGCTGACGTCCTGATTGTCTATGCCAAGACAGATCTGGCTGCTGTGCCAGCTTCTCGGGGCATCACAGCCTTCATTGTGGAGAAG GGTATGCCTGGCTTTAGCACCTCTAAGAAGCTGGACAAGCTAGGGATGAGGGGCTCTAACACCTGTGAGCTAATCTTTGAAGACTGCAAGGTTCCTG CTGCCAACATCCTGGGCCGTGAGAATAAGGGTGTCTATGTGCTGATGACTGGGCTGGACCTGGAGCGGCTGGTGCTGGCTGGGGGGCCTCTCGG GCTCATGCAAGCGGTCCTGGACCACACCATTCCCTACCTGCACGTGAGGGAAGCCTTTGGCCAGAAGATCGGCCACTTCCAG TTGATGCAGGGGAAGATGGCTGACATGTACACCCGCCTCATGGCGTGTCGGCAGTATGTCTACAATGTCGCCAAGGCCTGCGATGAGGGCCACTGCACTGCTAAG GACTGTGCAGGTGTGATTCTTTACTCAGCTGAGTGTGCCACACAGGTAGCCCTGGATGGCATTCAATGTTTTG CCTGGGTCCATGGATCTTGGAGTGTGCTCAGTAAACATCTGCTCCTGGGGCAATAA